ATGGCCTCACGTCCCTCCGCAGCCAAGAAGTCGCCCGCGAAGAAGGCGGCCGCTTCAGCGAAGGCTCCGGCGAAGAAGGCCGCTGCCAAGAAGGCCCCCGCGAAGAAGGCGCCCGCCAAGAAGGCCGCGGCGAAGAAACCCGCGCCCAAACCGGCACCCAGCCCGACCGGAGGCATCTACCGGCTCGTGCGCGCCGTGTGGCTCGGCGTCGCGCACGCGGTCGGCGCCGTGTTCCGCGGCATAGGGCAGGGTGCCAAGAACCTCGACCCGGCCCATCGCAAGGACGGCGTCGCCCTGCTGCTGCTCGCCATCGCGCTGATCGTCGCCGCCGGCACCTGGGCCGACCTGAAGGGTCCCGTCGGCGATCTGGTCGAGATCCTGGTGACCGGTGCCTTCGGCCGGCTCGACCTGCTCGTGCCGATACTGGTCGCCGTCATCGCCGTCCGCTTCATCCGCCACCCGGAGCAGCCCGAGGCCAACGGACGGATCGTCATCGGCCTGTCCGCACTCGTCATCGGCGTGCTCGGCCAGGTGCACATCGCGTGCGGCTCGCCCGCGCGCGGCGACGGCATGCAGGCCATAAGGGACGCCGGCGGGCTCATCGGCTGGGCCATCGCCACCCCGCTGTCCTACGCCATGGGCGACGTGCTCGCGGTGCCGCTGCTCGTGCTGCTGACGATCTTCGGGCTGCTGGTCGTCACGGCCACCCCGGTCAACGCCATCCCGCAGCGGCTGCGGCTGCTCGGTGTGCGGCTCGGGATCGTCCGCGACCCGGCCGAGGACGAGTACGAGTACGGCCTCGCCGAGGACGACGAGCGGTACGAGGAGCAGTGGCGTGAGGCGCTGCCCGCGCGCCCGCGCGGCAGGCGCGCGCCGGCGCCCGCGGCGTACGACCCCGACAGCGCCGAGCAGGAGGCCCTCCAGCGGCGCCGCGGCCGTCCCAGGCGCTCGGCCGTGCCGCAGCCCGACATGGACCGGCCCAGGGACGCCGTGGACGTCGCCGCGGCGGCCGCCGCCGCGCTCGACGGCGCGGTGCTGCACGGCATGCCGCCCTCGCCGATCGTCGCCGACCTCACCCAGGGCGTGCGGGTGGGCGATCAGGAGCCGACCACGCCGACGCCCGTCCCGGCCGCCCGGCCCCAGCAGGAGAAGCCCCAGCAGGACAAGCCCGAGCCGCAGAAGCCGAAGGCCGGCGTCCGCGACCTCACCAAGGCCCCGCCCGCCGAGCCCCGCGACCTGCCCCCGCGCGCGGAGCAGCTCCAGCTCTCCGGTGACATCACGTACGCCCTGCCGTCGCTCGACCTGCTGGAGCGCGGCGGCCCGGGCAAGGCCCGCAGCGCCGCCAACGACGCCATAGTCGCCGCCCTGACCAACGTCTTCACCGAGTTCAAGGTGGACGCGACCGTCACCGGCTTCACGCGCGGGCCGACGGTCACGCGCTACGAGATCGAGCTCGGCCCCGCCGTGAAGGTCGAGCGGATCACCGCGCTGGCCAAGAACATCGCCTACGCGGTCGCCAGCCCGGACGTGCGGATCATCAGCCCGATCCCCGGCAAGTCCGCGGTCGGCATCGAGATCCCGAACACCGACCGGGAGATGGTCAACCTCGGCGACGTCCTGCGGCTCGCGGAGTCCGCGGAGGACGACGACCCGATGCTGGTCGCCTTCGGCAAGGACGTCGAGGGCGGCTACGTCATGCACTCGCTGGCCAAGATGCCGCACATGCTGGTCGCCGGCGCCACCGGCTCCGGCAAGTCGTCCTGCATCAACTGCCTGATCACCTCGGTCATGATGCGGGCCACCCCCGAGGACGTGCGGATGATCCTCGTCGACCCCAAGCGGGTCGAGCTGACCGCCTACGAGGGCATCCCGCACCTGATCACGCCGATCATCACCAACCCCAAGCGGGCCGCCGAGGCGCTCCAGTGGGTCGTCCGCGAGATGGACCTGCGCTACGACGACCTGGCCGCCTACGGCTACCGGCACATCGACGACTTCAACAAGGCCGTGCGCGAGGGCAAGGTCAAGCCGCCCGAGGGCAGCGAGCGGGAGTTGCAGCCGTACCCGTACCTGCTGGTCATCGTGGACGAGCTGGCCGACCTGATGATGGTCGCGCCCAGGGACGTCGAGGACGCGATCGTGCGCATCACGCAGCTCGCGCGCGCGGCCGGCATCCACCTGGTCCTCGCCACGCAGCGGCCCTCGGTGGACGTCGTCACCGGCCTGATCAAGGCGAACGTGCCGTCCCGGCTGGCCTTCGCCACGTCCTCGCTGGCCGACTCGCGGGTCATCCTCGACCAGCCGGGCGCCGAGAAGCTCATCGGCAAGGGTGACGGCCTGTTCCTGCCGATGGGGGCCAACAAGCCCACCCGTATGCAGGGCGCCTTCGTCACCGAGGAGGAGATCGCGGGCGTCGTCCGGCACTGCAAGGAGCAGATGACGCCGGTCTTCCGGGACGACGTCGTCGTGGGCACCAAGCAGAAGAAGGAGATCGACGAGGACATCGGCGACGACCTCGACCTGCTGTGCCAGGCGGCCGAACTGGTCGTCTCCACGCAGTTCGGGTCGACGTCCATGCTCCAGCGCAAACTGCGCGTCGGCTTCGCCAAGGCCGGGCGGCTGATGGACCTCATGGAGTCCCGGAACATCGTCGGACCGAGCGAGGGTTCCAAGGCACGTGACGTTCTTGTGAAGCCTGATGAGCTGGATGGCGTGCTCGCCCTGATCCGCGGGGAGTCTGAAGGGTAGGGAAGCGGGACACGGTGGTCGCCTCGCGGGGCGGTGTACGGCAATCGGGTGTCCGGATCGTGACTCACCCGTAAGGGGTCATCGAGCAACCGTTTCCGTTCGGCGTACGTCAAGTTGAGGGAAGCGACAGCAGTGACCCCGCCATCGGGATGTCGGGCCATTCCGATGGCGTACAAAGTGCCACCGCCCGGTTGCCCCACCCTTTTGCACCCCCCCTAGACTGAACCTCCAGCACAGGCGGCTACACGCTCGAAAGGCGCCCCCGTGTCCATCGGCAACTCCCCTGAAGACGAGCGTCCGTTCGAAGACGAGCGCGTCGAAGAAGACCGCGAGGAAGCCCGCCCCTCCATCGGCCGTGCCCTGCAGCAGGCTCGTATCGCCGCCGGGCTGACCGTCGACGACGTCAGTAGCGCCACCCGGGTCCGCATGAACATCGTGCACGCCATCGAGGCGGACGACTTCACCGCCTGCGGCGGGGACGTGTACGCCCGCGGACACATCAGGACCCTGGCCAAGGCCGTCCACCTCGACCCGGCCCCGCTGCTCGCCCAGTACGGCGAGGAGCACGGCGGGCGTCCGGCACCGACCCCGGCAGCCCCCCTCTTCGAGGCGGAACGTATCCGTCCGGAGCGGCGGGGGCCCAACTGGACCGCGGCCATGGTCGCCGCGATCGTCGCCGTGATCGGTTTCGTCGGGTTCACGATGTTCCAGGGCGGCGACGACGGCTCCGGCGAGGCCAACGTGGCCGAGGGCTCCACGCCCGACGCCTCCGCCTCTCCCACCACCAAGACCAAGAAGCCCGCCGACCCCAAGCCCGAGCCCTCGGACAGCGCCATCGCGGCCGCGCCGCAGGACAAGGTGACGGTCCAGGTGGCCGCCACCGACGGCCGCAGCTGGATCGCCGCCCGCGACCACAACAACCGGATGCTCTTCGACGGCGTCCTCAAGCAGGGCGACTCCAAGACCTTCCAGGACAGCTCCAAGATCCATCTCGTCCTCGGGGACGCCGGCGCGATCGACCTCTTCGTCAACGGCAAGAAGATCGAGGACGACTTCCAGCCCGGCTCCGTCGAACGCCTGACGTACACCAAGGGCGACCCCGAGGCCGGGTAACTCGGCCGAAGGGGTGCAGGACGTACGGGGTTGGCCATGATCGGCCAACCCCGTCGACGTGGGGTGTCAGCGGGACGAAGTAGTCTTGAGCCCATGCCTGAACGCCGTACCGTCGCACTCGTCACCCTTGGCTGCGCCCGTAACGAGGTGGACTCGGAGGAGCTCGCAGGCCGTTTGGAGGCGGACGGCTGGCAGCTCGTCGAGGACGCCGAGGCCGCGGACGTCGCCGTCGTGAACACCTGTGGCTTCGTGGAGGCCGCCAAGAAGGACTCCGTCGACGCCCTCCTGGAAGCCAACGACCTCAAGGGACACGGCAGAACCCAGGCCGTCGTGGCGGTGGGCTGCATGGCCGAGCGGTACGGCAAGGAACTCGCCGAGGCCCTCCCCGAGGCCGACGGCGTGCTCGGCTTCGACGACTACGCGAACATCTCCGACCGCCTCCAGACCATCCTGAACGGCGGCATCCACGCCGCGCACACCCCGCGCGACCGCCGCAAGCTGCTGCCGATCAGCCCGGCGGAGCGGCAGGAGTCGGCCACCGGCGTCGCGCTGCCCGGGCACGCCCCCGCCGACCTTCCGGAAGGCCTCGCTCCGGCCTCCGGCCCCCGCGCGCCCCTGCGCCGCCGGCTGGACGGATCCCCGGTCGCCTCCGTGAAGCTCGCCTCCGGCTGCGACCGGCGCTGCACCTTCTGCGCCATCCCGTCCTTCCGCGGCTCCTTCATCTCCCGCCGCCCGAGCGACGTGCTGAACGAGACGCGCTGGCTCGCCGAGCAGGGCGTGAAGGAGATCATGCTGGTCTCCGAGAACAACACCTCCTACGGCAAGGACCTGGGCGACATCCGCCTGCTGGAGTCGCTGCTGCCCGAGCTCGCCGAGGTCGACGGCATCGAGCGGGTGCGCGTCAGCTACCTCCAGCCGGCCGAGATGCGGCCCGGCCTCATCGACGTCCTGACGTCGACCCCGAAGGTCGCGCCCTACTTCGACCTGTCCTTCCAGCACTCCGCGCCCGGCGTGCTGCGCGCGATGCGCCGCTTCGGCGACACCGACCGGTTCCTGGAGCTGCTCGACACGATCCGCGGCAAGGCGCCCGAGGCCGGCGTGCGCTCCAACTTCATCGTCGGCTTCCCCGGCGAGAGCGAGGCCGACCTCGCCGAACTGGAGCGCTTCCTGAACGGCGCGCGGCTGGACGCCATCGGCGTCTTCGGCTACTCCGACGAGGAGGGCACCGAGGCGGCGACCTACGACAACAAGCTCGACGAGGACGTCGTCGCCGAGCGGCTGGCCCGCGTCTCACGGCTCGCCGAGGAACTCGTCTCGCAGCGCGCCGAGGAGCGCGTCGGCCAGACGGTGCACGTGCTCGTCGAGTCCGTCGACGACGAGGACGGCGTGTACGGCCGCGCGGCGCACCAGGCGCCCGAGACGGACGGCCAGGTGCTGCTCACGAGCGGCGCGGGTCTGCGTGTCGGCCGTATGGTCGAGGCGAAGGTGGTCGGTACGGAGGGTGTCGACCTGGTGGCCGAGCCGCTGCAGAGCTCGTTCGCGTCGCCTGCGTGGAGTGAGGAGGCGGGCAGATGACCGGTGTCCCGGCATCCGCGGCGGGAGGCCCCTCCGGCGCGAGGAGGGCCGCAGCCGGTACGGCCCCTGCGGCCTCCGCGGCCTCGGGGAAGGTTCCCGGGGCGGCGGTGGGACGTGCGGTCGCGCGGTCGGCCGAGGGCGGGGCGACCGGAGCGGGGCGCGGCGCGTCGTCCGCTGCGGGTCACGGCGGTGCGGCGTCCGGTGAGGCCGGGGCCGGAGCGGGCGGGGCCGGCGTAGGCGGGGCTGGCGTGGATGGGGCCGGCCTGGGCAGGGCTGGCGTTGACGGGGTCGGTGTAGGCGGGGCTTCGGAGAGCGTCGACGGCGCGCAGGGTGAGGAGCGGCCGGCGCGGGGCGGGAAGCTGGCGGCGGCTGCCGTCAACCAGGCCAGTGTCTGGAACATCGCCAACCTGCTGACGATGCTCCGGCTGGTCCTCGTACCGGCCTTCGTCGCGCTGATGCTCGCCGACGGCGGATACGACCCGGCGTGGCGGTCCCTCGCCTGGGCGGCCTTCGCCATCGCCATGATCACCGACCTCTTCGACGGCCACCTGGCGCGCACCTACAACCTGGTCACGGACTTCGGGAAGATCGCCGACCCCATCGCCGACAAGGCGATCATGGGGGCGGCGCTGATCTGTCTGTCCGCGCTCGGCGATCTGCCGTGGTGGGTGACCGGGGTCATCCTCGGGCGGGAACTCGGGATCACCCTGCTGCGTTTCCTCGTCATCCGGTACGGGGTCATCCCCGCCAGCCGCGGAGGCAAGCTCAAGACGCTCACCCAGGGCGTGGCCGTGGGCATGTACGTGCTGGCGCTGACGGGGTGGCTGGCCACCCTGCGGTGGTGGGTGATGGCCGCGGCGGTCGTTCTCACCGTGGTGACGGGGCTCGACTATGTGAAACAGGCCATTGTGCTGCGCAGGCGGGGAATCGCCGAGCGCAAGGCCGCGTTGGAGGAGAAGGAAGCGTGAGTTCCACGGCCACCGACGTGGTGCGACTACTCACGGTGAAGGGCGAGACGCTCGCCGTCGCGGAGTCGCTGACCGGTGGCCTCGTTGCGGCGGAGATCACATCCGTCCCCGGGGCGTCCAAGGTCTTCCGGGGCTCGGTGACCGCCTACGCCACCGAACTCAAGCATGAACTGCTCGGTGTCGACGCCACCCTGCTGGCGGCGAGCGGAGCGGTGGACCCGCAGGTCGCGGCCCAGATGGCGGTCGGCGTACGCAAGGCGCTCGGCACCGACTGGGGCATCGCGACCACCGGTGTGGCGGGTCCCGATCCGCAGGACGGACAGGCCGTCGGCACGGTCTTCGTGGCCGTGGACGGACCCGCCGGGGCCGATTCCGGTTCCGCCGGCGGCGGAAAAGTGGAGGGTCTGCGGTTGAACGGCGACCGCGCGGAAATTCGTAGAGAGAGTGTACGGAGCGTACTCGCACTGCTCCTGGAGGAGCTTGCGAGCGAACAGACTGGGAATGAGCGGGCACAGGATACGGAACGGAACGGGGGGTTTTGATGTTTGCAGCCCTGAGTGAACACGACATCGCTCCCCGCACGGCCGCGGCGCAAGGCGGTACGGTGGGGCGTAATGGATGCGGCTACGCGGTCCGAGGAGGGAGCCACCGATGATTCTGCTCCGTCGCCTGCTGGGTGACGTGCTGCGTCGGCAGCGCCAGCGCCAGGGCCGTACTCTGCGCGAAGTCTCCTCGTCCGCCCGAGTCTCACTCGGCTATCTCTCCGAGGTGGAGCGGGGGCAGAAGGAGGCTTCCTCCGAGCTGCTCTCCGCCATCTGCGACGCGCTGGACGTACGGATGTCCGAGCTCATGCGGGAA
This genomic stretch from Streptomyces sp. Go-475 harbors:
- the rimO gene encoding 30S ribosomal protein S12 methylthiotransferase RimO, translated to MPERRTVALVTLGCARNEVDSEELAGRLEADGWQLVEDAEAADVAVVNTCGFVEAAKKDSVDALLEANDLKGHGRTQAVVAVGCMAERYGKELAEALPEADGVLGFDDYANISDRLQTILNGGIHAAHTPRDRRKLLPISPAERQESATGVALPGHAPADLPEGLAPASGPRAPLRRRLDGSPVASVKLASGCDRRCTFCAIPSFRGSFISRRPSDVLNETRWLAEQGVKEIMLVSENNTSYGKDLGDIRLLESLLPELAEVDGIERVRVSYLQPAEMRPGLIDVLTSTPKVAPYFDLSFQHSAPGVLRAMRRFGDTDRFLELLDTIRGKAPEAGVRSNFIVGFPGESEADLAELERFLNGARLDAIGVFGYSDEEGTEAATYDNKLDEDVVAERLARVSRLAEELVSQRAEERVGQTVHVLVESVDDEDGVYGRAAHQAPETDGQVLLTSGAGLRVGRMVEAKVVGTEGVDLVAEPLQSSFASPAWSEEAGR
- a CDS encoding DNA translocase FtsK, giving the protein MASRPSAAKKSPAKKAAASAKAPAKKAAAKKAPAKKAPAKKAAAKKPAPKPAPSPTGGIYRLVRAVWLGVAHAVGAVFRGIGQGAKNLDPAHRKDGVALLLLAIALIVAAGTWADLKGPVGDLVEILVTGAFGRLDLLVPILVAVIAVRFIRHPEQPEANGRIVIGLSALVIGVLGQVHIACGSPARGDGMQAIRDAGGLIGWAIATPLSYAMGDVLAVPLLVLLTIFGLLVVTATPVNAIPQRLRLLGVRLGIVRDPAEDEYEYGLAEDDERYEEQWREALPARPRGRRAPAPAAYDPDSAEQEALQRRRGRPRRSAVPQPDMDRPRDAVDVAAAAAAALDGAVLHGMPPSPIVADLTQGVRVGDQEPTTPTPVPAARPQQEKPQQDKPEPQKPKAGVRDLTKAPPAEPRDLPPRAEQLQLSGDITYALPSLDLLERGGPGKARSAANDAIVAALTNVFTEFKVDATVTGFTRGPTVTRYEIELGPAVKVERITALAKNIAYAVASPDVRIISPIPGKSAVGIEIPNTDREMVNLGDVLRLAESAEDDDPMLVAFGKDVEGGYVMHSLAKMPHMLVAGATGSGKSSCINCLITSVMMRATPEDVRMILVDPKRVELTAYEGIPHLITPIITNPKRAAEALQWVVREMDLRYDDLAAYGYRHIDDFNKAVREGKVKPPEGSERELQPYPYLLVIVDELADLMMVAPRDVEDAIVRITQLARAAGIHLVLATQRPSVDVVTGLIKANVPSRLAFATSSLADSRVILDQPGAEKLIGKGDGLFLPMGANKPTRMQGAFVTEEEIAGVVRHCKEQMTPVFRDDVVVGTKQKKEIDEDIGDDLDLLCQAAELVVSTQFGSTSMLQRKLRVGFAKAGRLMDLMESRNIVGPSEGSKARDVLVKPDELDGVLALIRGESEG
- the pgsA gene encoding CDP-diacylglycerol--glycerol-3-phosphate 3-phosphatidyltransferase yields the protein MTGVPASAAGGPSGARRAAAGTAPAASAASGKVPGAAVGRAVARSAEGGATGAGRGASSAAGHGGAASGEAGAGAGGAGVGGAGVDGAGLGRAGVDGVGVGGASESVDGAQGEERPARGGKLAAAAVNQASVWNIANLLTMLRLVLVPAFVALMLADGGYDPAWRSLAWAAFAIAMITDLFDGHLARTYNLVTDFGKIADPIADKAIMGAALICLSALGDLPWWVTGVILGRELGITLLRFLVIRYGVIPASRGGKLKTLTQGVAVGMYVLALTGWLATLRWWVMAAAVVLTVVTGLDYVKQAIVLRRRGIAERKAALEEKEA
- a CDS encoding CinA family protein translates to MSSTATDVVRLLTVKGETLAVAESLTGGLVAAEITSVPGASKVFRGSVTAYATELKHELLGVDATLLAASGAVDPQVAAQMAVGVRKALGTDWGIATTGVAGPDPQDGQAVGTVFVAVDGPAGADSGSAGGGKVEGLRLNGDRAEIRRESVRSVLALLLEELASEQTGNERAQDTERNGGF
- a CDS encoding helix-turn-helix domain-containing protein, producing MSIGNSPEDERPFEDERVEEDREEARPSIGRALQQARIAAGLTVDDVSSATRVRMNIVHAIEADDFTACGGDVYARGHIRTLAKAVHLDPAPLLAQYGEEHGGRPAPTPAAPLFEAERIRPERRGPNWTAAMVAAIVAVIGFVGFTMFQGGDDGSGEANVAEGSTPDASASPTTKTKKPADPKPEPSDSAIAAAPQDKVTVQVAATDGRSWIAARDHNNRMLFDGVLKQGDSKTFQDSSKIHLVLGDAGAIDLFVNGKKIEDDFQPGSVERLTYTKGDPEAG
- a CDS encoding helix-turn-helix transcriptional regulator; translated protein: MILLRRLLGDVLRRQRQRQGRTLREVSSSARVSLGYLSEVERGQKEASSELLSAICDALDVRMSELMREVSDELALAELAQSAAATPSEPVPTPVRPMLGSVSVTGVPPERVTIKAPAEAVDVVAA